GGGCCACGGCGCGCTGGGGCTCGGCGAGCGTCGCCGCTTAGGGCGTGCCCTGCGCGCCAACCGTTACGATCGCGCTTACGTTCTACCCAACTCGTTCAAATCCGCGCTGGTGCCTTTCTTCGCCGATATCCCGCAGCGTACCGGCTGGCGGGGCGAAATGCGTTACGGCCTGCTGAACGACCTCCGCGTGCTTGACAAGGCGGCCTTCCCGCTGATGGTGCAGCGCTATGTGGCGCTGGCCTATGATAAAGGCCGCATTCAGCGCGCCGACGATCTGCCGCAGCCGCTGCTTTGGCCGCGGCTGCAGGTAAACGACGCAGAGATCGCCGAAACCGCCGCAGCTTTCAACCTGACCGACAGCCGACCGATCGTCGGCTTCTGCCCGGGCGCGGAGTTTGGCCCCGCCAAACGCTGGCCACACTATCACTACGCGACGCTGGCTCAGAAGCTCATCGAGAGCGGCTATCAAATAGCGCTGTTCGGTTCGGCGAAAGATCACGAGGCCGGCGAACAGATCCGCGCTGCGTTGCAGGAAGACGCGCGCGATTTCTGCCTTAACCTGGCCGGAAAAACCCAGTTGGAGCAGGCTGTGATCCTGATCGCATCCTGCCGGGCAGTGGTCAGCAACGACTCCGGTTTAATGCACGTTGCCGCAGCGTTGAACAAACCGCTGATAGCCTTGTACGGCCCAAGCAGCCCCGACTTCACGCCGCCGCTCTCCGACAAGGCGCGGGTGATTCGCTTGATCAGTGGCTATCACAAAGTGCGTAAGGGCGATGCCGAGCAGGGGTATCACCAAAGTTTGATCGATATTCAGCCGCAGCAAGTGTTGGACGCGCTGACGCCGTTACTTGTCGCCAGCGAGGAATAGTCATGCAGGTGTTAATTGTAAAAACCTCCTCGATGGGGGACGTGCTGCATACGCTGCCCGCCCTGACCGACGCGCTGCAGGCCATTCCCGATATTCGCTTCGACTGGGTGGTGGAAGAAGGCTTCAGCCAAATCCCCACCTGGCACCCGGCGGTGGATCGCGTGATCCCGGTGGCCATTCGCCGCTGGCGCAAAAACTGGTTCGGCAACGACACCCGGCAACAGCGCTGCGACTTCAAGCGCACGCTGCAAGAACGCCGTTACGACGTGGTGATCGACGCGCAGGGCCTGATCAAAAGCGCTGCGCTGATCACGCGCATCGCCAAAGGCAACAAGCATGGGCCGGACTGCAAGAGCGCGCGCGAACCGTTCGCCAGCTGGTTCTACAATGTACGCCATGAGATAGACAAACAGCAGCACGCGGTGGAACGCACGCGTGAACTGTTCGCCAAAAGCCTCGGTTACGATAAACCGAGCAGCTACGGCGATTACGCCATCGCCGCGCGCTTTCTCAGCCACCCGCCGGCCGATGCCGGCCAATATCTGGTGTTTTTGCACGCCACCACCCGTGACGACAAACACTGGCCGGAGCAGAACTGGCGCGAGCTGATAGCGCTGACGGCCGACAGCGGGCTGAAGATCAAACTGCCGTGGGGCGCGGAGCATGAGCATCAGCGCGCGCTGCGCTTGGCGGAAGGTTTTCCACATGTCGAGGTGTTGCCGAAACTTAGCCTGCAGCAGGTGGCTGAAGTACTGGCCGGCGCCAGAGGCGTAGTCTCGGTCGATACCGGGCTCAGCCATTTGACCGCCGCGCTCGACAAACCCAATATCACGTTGTTCGGGCCAACCGATCCTGGCCTGATCGGCGGCTACGGGCAAAATCAGCATGCGTGTCGCCCATCGAACAGCAATGACATGGCGGATATCGGTGCACAACAGGTTTATGCCTTGCTGGAACAAAGGCAATAGACTCGTTTTCTTAAGCTGGATATTGATAATGGCGGACCAGAAATTACTCAGTATTGTCCTCACCGCGCATAATTGCGAAGCCTACCTGGACAAAACGCTGGCCAGTTTGGTGGATTCACTTGCCGATCTGAAAGAAGGGTATGAAATCATTCTGATTAGCGATGCTTCTACCGATCGCACGGCGGACATATTGCAGCAGTTTGCCGAGCACCGGGCGCATGCTCACCTATTCCAGGTCGATTTTCGCAATATCGGCAAAGTCAGGAATTATGGCGTTCAACAGTGTTCCGGCGACTATATCACGATGCTCGACGGGGACGATTGGCTATTGCCGGGTGCGTTGCGCGATATCGTGCCCTTCCTGGCCGCATCGCGACCTGATGTGCTGCTGACAAAGCTTAATGAAGTCCATGACGATAGCGATCTGAACGTCTCTTGGGACGGACTGCGCCCCCAATCGTGGTCAGGCCACCAGGCAATAAAGAAATACCTCATCCACAAGGACATACAAGCGCATTTCATCGGTCAGTTCGTTAAACGCGAGCTTCTGTCAGCGCATCCTTTCCCGGCCTTCCGTTGCTATGAAGACGCTTTCCTCTTCCCAACGATATTGACGCTCAGCCAGAACACCGTTTTCTCTCGCCACAGCCCCTACCTCTACTTCAAACGAGGCAATAGTCTGTCAAATCAGATCGACAACCAAAAGATAGATCTGCTGATCGAGGCGATGGAAGAGACGGAACGCGTGTTTGGCAAACAATACGCCAATTTACTCATGTGCCACTGGATCAATATCTTCCATCGCTATGGCCAGTCGATGGAGAATTCAGAGAGTAGAAGAAAAATCATAAGCAAGATCAAAAGCATAAACTCGCTTTCTTTCTTGCTGGATCCCGCCATTCGTCTGAGTTTCAAGAAGAAATACCTGAAGGTCCGCAATGGAAAGTAATGCTATCGATGACCTGTTTCAGTCGTTGCAAAACGCTGATGGAATGATAAAAGAAACGCTGTATGCAGGCAACTTGCATCAGAATGCGCAAGAACAGTACCACGTCGCGTTTGGCGTGGACGG
The sequence above is drawn from the Serratia sp. FDAARGOS_506 genome and encodes:
- the rfaF gene encoding ADP-heptose--LPS heptosyltransferase RfaF, with amino-acid sequence MKILVIGPSWVGDMMMSQSLYRTLKAEYPSAEIDVMAPAWCRPLLARMPEVNQALAMPLGHGALGLGERRRLGRALRANRYDRAYVLPNSFKSALVPFFADIPQRTGWRGEMRYGLLNDLRVLDKAAFPLMVQRYVALAYDKGRIQRADDLPQPLLWPRLQVNDAEIAETAAAFNLTDSRPIVGFCPGAEFGPAKRWPHYHYATLAQKLIESGYQIALFGSAKDHEAGEQIRAALQEDARDFCLNLAGKTQLEQAVILIASCRAVVSNDSGLMHVAAALNKPLIALYGPSSPDFTPPLSDKARVIRLISGYHKVRKGDAEQGYHQSLIDIQPQQVLDALTPLLVASEE
- the rfaC gene encoding lipopolysaccharide heptosyltransferase RfaC → MQVLIVKTSSMGDVLHTLPALTDALQAIPDIRFDWVVEEGFSQIPTWHPAVDRVIPVAIRRWRKNWFGNDTRQQRCDFKRTLQERRYDVVIDAQGLIKSAALITRIAKGNKHGPDCKSAREPFASWFYNVRHEIDKQQHAVERTRELFAKSLGYDKPSSYGDYAIAARFLSHPPADAGQYLVFLHATTRDDKHWPEQNWRELIALTADSGLKIKLPWGAEHEHQRALRLAEGFPHVEVLPKLSLQQVAEVLAGARGVVSVDTGLSHLTAALDKPNITLFGPTDPGLIGGYGQNQHACRPSNSNDMADIGAQQVYALLEQRQ
- a CDS encoding glycosyltransferase family 2 protein gives rise to the protein MADQKLLSIVLTAHNCEAYLDKTLASLVDSLADLKEGYEIILISDASTDRTADILQQFAEHRAHAHLFQVDFRNIGKVRNYGVQQCSGDYITMLDGDDWLLPGALRDIVPFLAASRPDVLLTKLNEVHDDSDLNVSWDGLRPQSWSGHQAIKKYLIHKDIQAHFIGQFVKRELLSAHPFPAFRCYEDAFLFPTILTLSQNTVFSRHSPYLYFKRGNSLSNQIDNQKIDLLIEAMEETERVFGKQYANLLMCHWINIFHRYGQSMENSESRRKIISKIKSINSLSFLLDPAIRLSFKKKYLKVRNGK